The Rhizobium rhizogenes sequence CACCGCCGGATCTGAAAAATTCATAATAGCAGGCACAACAGGGGTTAATTCACCATGGACTTCTTTTCTTTGAGCCTGATTGCCGGTGCCATCGTCACGGCGATCGTCGTCATCGGCATCATCATGACATCGCTTTATACGCGCTCGACGCGCGACAAGGCCTATGTCAGAACCGGCCTTGGCGGCAAAAAAGTCGTACTCGACGGCGGCGCAATCATTCTGCCGATCTTCCACTCCTATTCCTGGGTCTCGCTCAGCACGTTGCGGCTGGAAGTGAAGAGATCCGAACATGAATCGCTGATCACCAAGGATCGCATGCGCGCCGATATCACCGCCGAATTTTACGTGCGCGTGAAGCCGGACGCCGAAAATATCGCGCTCGCCGCCCAGACGCTTGGCGACCGGACAAATGATGCCGATGCGCTGAAATCCCTTGTCGAGGCGAAGTTCGTCGACGGCCTGCGCTCGGTCGCCGCGACCATGTCGCTGCGCGACCTGCAGGAACAGCGTGCCGAATTCGTCAAATCCGTGCAGGCGGCCGTCGCCCATGACCTGCAGTCCAACGGTCTGGAGCTGGAATCGGTGTCGCTGACGCGGCTCGATCAAACCGACATCAAGCATTTCAACCCCAACAACACCTTCGATGCGGAAGGCCTGACGGCGCTGACGCGGATCACCGAGGAGCGTAAACGCGAGCGCAACCAGATCGTCCGCGACAACGAAGTCGAAATCGCCACCAAGGACCGCGAAGCCGTGCTACGCCGACTGACCATCGAGCGCGAACAGCGCGATGCGGAACTGACGCAGGAACGCGATATCGCCAACAAGACCGCGGAAACCCGGGCAGAGGCGGCACGCGCCGAACAGGCGGCCCGTCTGAACGAGGAAACGGCGAAGCTCGATACCGAACGGGGCATTGCCGAGCGGGACGCGGAAGCCCGTCAGGCGCGCGAGACCGCCCGCATCGAGGCGGAGCGCGGCATCGCCGAGCGCGAGGCGGAAGCCCGCAAGATCACCGAAACCGCCCGGATCGAAGCGGCGATCGCCGTCGCCCAGAAGGTGGAGCAGGAACAGGCTGCGCGTGCCAAGGCTGATGAAGCCAAGGCAGCCGCCATCACCGCCGAAGAACAGGTGGCAACCGCCCGCGAAGTGGAAATCGCCGAACGCGCCAAACGCATTGCCGTGATCGACGCCCGCAAGGCGGCCGAACAGGAAGCGACAGCGATCACCGTGAAGGCGGAAGCAGAACGCGAAGCTGCGGAAAACCTTGCCGCCGCCGCCAAGATCGGCGCTGAAGCCGAGGCGCAGGCCGCCAAAATCCGCGCCGAAGGCGTCATCGCGCTCGGTGATGCCGAGGCGCAGGCGGAGCGTGCGAAAAACGATGCACGCAATGCGCTTTCCGGCGACATCATCGAATTCGAACTTGCCCGCGCGCGGATCGCCATCATCCCCGAGGCGCTGGCCGAAGCGATGAAGCCGATCGAGAAGATTTCCGACATCCGCATCTTCAGCGCCGGAAATCTGGCCAGCGCGCTCGGTGGCGGCAGCGACGGGCAAAGTGGCAATGGCCTGGGCGATCTTTCAAGCCAACTGCTGAGCTTCACCGCGCAGAAGCCGGTTCTCGATGAAATCCTCGCACAGGCCGGCTTCAAGGGCGCCGACCCGACACAGGCCCTGCTCGCGGCATCGATTACGAATGCCACGGATCGCCCAACGCCGGAAAGGCAACCAGCGAAGGAAACGTAAGGAAGCCCGGCATTCCTTCCTGCAATGACACCAAGCGCGGTCACCCTGGCGGTGGCCGCGCTTTTTGTTCCAGACTTGTCTTGATAAGCCCTGCCTGCCACACACAGGATTACAGCCCCGCAGTCGGGTCCCGCCATTCGCGGAAACAGGTCTGGAGAGACTGCCGCAGGCTATGCTCCAGCGTATCGAACGCAGTCATGTTCTGACGCGCCAGTGAAATAACCCATGCGCCCTGAAGCCCGATTACCAGTCTCTCGGCATCAGCCTCCGGGTGCTGATTTCCGAACCGCCGTGCCTGGGCAGCGATCCGGGCCAGCCAGTCACCCAGCACATCCGCACCGATCTGGCGCAAATCGGGCTTTTCATCCCCGGCCTGAATGATGCTGAGCACGGGGCAACCCATGATCCGGCCGTTGTCCTGCGAAAGGCGGGCTATTGCGCGGCAGAGCGCCACCGAACCGATGGCGAAGCTCTCCGCATCATCGAAACTCGCATCGATCAACTCGGCGATCTTCCGGCCCGCCCACCGTGTCGCCTCGGCGGCGAGCTGCTCCTTGCCGCCGGGAAAATGATAATAGAGCGAGCCTTTCGGCAGGCCCGCTTCGGCAAGTATCTCAGCCAGTCCAACACCCGCATAACCGCGCCGCCGAAACAGCGCGGAGGTGGCCCGGATCAGGGTATGGCGGTTTTTGCTTTCATCCATCCCCATGTTCTAAACACTGTAGACCGTTCGGTCCAGCAATGTTATTAGACCAATCGGTCCAAAGGGAGCGAGGTACGGATGACTGACATTGCAGAAAGCCGGGAAATCAGTATCGCTTCGGAGGGGAACATGCTTGCCGGGCGGTTTTTTCCGCCTGTGGGACCTGTAGCTGCTCACCTTGTCCTTCACGGCGCCACCGGCGTTCCCGCGCGCTATTATCGTGCCTTCGCCACATGGGCGGCAAGACAGGGCATCGGCGTCCTGACCTATGATTACCGCGACTTCGGCGCATCGCGGCGGCGCCCGATGCGCGAGAGCCGGGCGACGATGGCCGACTGGGGAGTTGCCGACCAGATGGCGGCAGAAACGGCACTTCGCCAGATTGCGCCGCACGGGCCGATCTGGCTGCTCGGCCATTCCCTCGGCGGACTGACATTTCCCTTTCGGCGTCATGACGAGCGGCTTGAACGAGTTATCACCGTCGGCTCCGGCTTCGCCCATGTCAGCGACCACCCGTGGAGTTATCGACCGGCGGTGATCGCGTTCTGGTATCTGCTGGGCCCGCTCGCCACTGCCCTGACGGGCTATCTGCCCGGACGCAGGCTGCTTCTGGGCGCGGATCTGCCCGCCGGAATTTACTGGCAGTGGCGCCGCTGGTGCACGAACCGGAATTTCTTCCGTGGCGATATCGGCAAATCGCTGCCGGAACCGGATTTCTCGGCCACCCGTTTCGATCTGCGCATGATGACGATGGCAGACGATGTCGTGGTTCCGCCTGCCGCCGTCTGGCGATATGCCGACGCTTTTCCGCCGGGAAGCCTTAGCCGCAGAACCCTGCGGCCGGAAGAATTCGGCCTTACATCCCTGCGCCATATCGAGGTCATGTCGGAACGTGCCGCGGCGGCATGGCCGGCAATATTAGGGCTGGAGGAGATGCCCACCGGGTCGCGGTTTTAGTAGTCAGCCACCATTCAATCCGTCGCGGGCGGTTTTGCGCGCCTGAAAGCCGACGATCAGCGCAACGCTCAACACCACCAGCGGCGCAATGGCGTGACCGAACTCTCCATTCGACAGGACGGTACCGGCTGCCGCAACCATCACCACGCTGGCAAGCGCCGCACCCGCCAGCCGTGTCGGCCGATATGCGATGAGAAGAGCCGCCGCAAATTCCAGGGCTCCGGTGAGATAGTTGAACCCGTTAGGATAACCCCAGCGTCTGTAATCGGCGAGGATCGTTTCGGATGCGAAGATATTGCCGATCCCGCCGAGAACGAAAAAGGCGGATAAAAGCCAGGCAAGGATGGATTTCCAGGGCAGGTTACGCATGAGGGCTCCTGATTGCGGGCTGAGTGCCATGAAGGAAGGTGGAAACGGCGTCATGCGCGAGACGGGAGACTTCGCCGGCCGGAAGCGGCAGGCTTATGGCCCCGACGAGCGCACGCAGTTGTGGACCGGTAACAACAAGCCCGATAAATTGCTCGGCAAGCTTTTCCGGCGGGAGATTTCCGCGCAATTCCGGTAAGCGCGGGCGCAGCCAGTCGGCAAGAATCTCAACGCCCGTATCATGACCGGAACGCAGGATTGCCTGCGCAAGCTCGGGAAAACGTTGCCCCTCGGCAATCATCAGGCGCTGCAATGCCAATGTGCGTGGCTGCAGCACCACCTCAAGCAGCCTCTCGCCAAACATGACAAGCGCCGGACCGATTTCTCCGCTGCCGGCATCGAGCTGGCGAAGCGGTGCAGCCTGTTCGTTGCAGAGCCGTGTGATGACATCCACGAACAGCCCCTGCTTGCCGCCAAAATGCTCATAGATGTTTCGGCGCGATCCACCGGCCTTTGCGATGAGCGTGTCCAGCGATACCGCCTCATATCCCTGATCGAGAAAGAGGTTGGCGGCTGCATCCATCAGGGCCTGTATCCGCGCCACACCGCGCGCCGTTGGCAAATGGTCTTCCGTCATGTCCGATTCCCGCTCGCTTTATGGTATGGTATGATACCGTACCATTTTACGCAAGATGTCTGCGACTTGCCGGTTCGCGCTGATGCATTTGCCCGAAAACGATTGCCACTCGCTCCCGATTTGGCTAGAAAGCCCTCGCGCGGGACGACCCGCGCCTTGAAACGTTCCGGGGACGGCCCTGACTCTCAATCTTGGGATCAGGATGACCGATTTACCGAACGCCCTCCCTGTCTCCGACCTTCCATTACACGCACGGTCTTCCTGCGTCCGGCGCAGCCGCGACTCCGGATACCGGCGTATCCCCGTCATTGCCGAAATTTACTGAAGGATCTCCCATGGCCGGCCCCATCGAGCAATTCGAAGTCAGACCTATCGTTGAAATCACAGTCGGGGATATCGACCTCAGTTTCACCAATGCCTCGGCATACATGTTCCTCACCGTCACACTGGCCAGTTCATTCCTGCTTCTGGCAACCGGCAAGGCCCGCCTCGTGCCCGGCCGCTGGCAATCAGGCGCTGAACTGCTTTACCAGTTCGTCGCCAGGACATTGCGGGACAATGCCGGTGAACAGGGGATGCGGTTCTTCCCCTTCGTATTCTCGCTTTTCATGTTCATCCTGTTCGCAAACATGATCGGCATGTTTCCTTATGCCTTCACCGTAACCAGCCAGATCATCGTCACATTCGGCCTGGCCATGATGGTGTTTGGCACCGTCACGCTCTACGGCCTGTTCAAGCACGGCATCGGATTTTTCGGCCTGTTCAAACCCACCGGCATCCCGGTAATTCTGGCGCCCATCATCGTGCCGATTGAAATCATCTCCTACATGTCGCGCCCGGTCAGCCACTCCGTTCGCCTGTTTGCGGTGATGCTCGCCGGTCATATCACCCTGAAGGTCTTTGCAGGTTTTGTCGTCTCGCTTGCCAGCGTCAATGCCCTCGGCGTGATCGGCGCCATCGCGCCGCTCTTTATGACGGTGGCGATCACCGCACTGGAGTTTCTGATGGCCGCCATTCAGGCCTACGTGTTCACCATGCTGACCTGCATGTATCTCAACGACGCCCTGCATCCGGGACACTGACACGCCGCCCGCAATCCGGTTTCGAATGGAATATCCACCGCCATGCCTGATGCCCCTTGCCCGAAAAAGGGACATCAGGCGCGCTGACGCTCCCCGGAAGGCCGGTGCAAACGTTCAAGGATCAGGGGCAAAACCCCGCCGGCACGCAAAATGGCGATCTCCGCCCTCGTTTCGATCGCCGCAGACGCCTCGAAGGAAATCGAAGCCCCGCCGGGCCGCGTGATCGTTACGGGTACCGCACAGCGGGGCGCGATCGACAGGGCATCGGCATCGACACTGATCATGTCGCGAGCGGTCAACCTGAGCTGCACGGGGTCCAGCCCTTCCGGAAGCCGAAGCGGCAGGACACCCATACCGATCAGGTTCCAGCGGTGAATGCGCTCAAAACTCGTCGCCAGCACCGCCCGAACACCCAGAAGCGCAACGCCCTTGGCCGCCCAGTCGCGGGAGGAGCCCATTCCATAACGCTCCCCCGCCACGACAACGACCGATCTGCCTTCGGCTTCGTATCGCTGGGCCGCATCCCAGAGAGAAAGCATGTCGCCCGTTCCGGCATGGATGGTCGAGCCGGCGGGAATGCCGGCCCCCAGAAGATTGCGCACCGTCTTGTTGGTGAAGAGGCCGCGTATCATGACCTC is a genomic window containing:
- a CDS encoding TetR/AcrR family transcriptional regulator, which gives rise to MDESKNRHTLIRATSALFRRRGYAGVGLAEILAEAGLPKGSLYYHFPGGKEQLAAEATRWAGRKIAELIDASFDDAESFAIGSVALCRAIARLSQDNGRIMGCPVLSIIQAGDEKPDLRQIGADVLGDWLARIAAQARRFGNQHPEADAERLVIGLQGAWVISLARQNMTAFDTLEHSLRQSLQTCFREWRDPTAGL
- a CDS encoding TetR/AcrR family transcriptional regulator translates to MTEDHLPTARGVARIQALMDAAANLFLDQGYEAVSLDTLIAKAGGSRRNIYEHFGGKQGLFVDVITRLCNEQAAPLRQLDAGSGEIGPALVMFGERLLEVVLQPRTLALQRLMIAEGQRFPELAQAILRSGHDTGVEILADWLRPRLPELRGNLPPEKLAEQFIGLVVTGPQLRALVGAISLPLPAGEVSRLAHDAVSTFLHGTQPAIRSPHA
- a CDS encoding F0F1 ATP synthase subunit A; the protein is MAGPIEQFEVRPIVEITVGDIDLSFTNASAYMFLTVTLASSFLLLATGKARLVPGRWQSGAELLYQFVARTLRDNAGEQGMRFFPFVFSLFMFILFANMIGMFPYAFTVTSQIIVTFGLAMMVFGTVTLYGLFKHGIGFFGLFKPTGIPVILAPIIVPIEIISYMSRPVSHSVRLFAVMLAGHITLKVFAGFVVSLASVNALGVIGAIAPLFMTVAITALEFLMAAIQAYVFTMLTCMYLNDALHPGH
- a CDS encoding flotillin family protein, yielding MDFFSLSLIAGAIVTAIVVIGIIMTSLYTRSTRDKAYVRTGLGGKKVVLDGGAIILPIFHSYSWVSLSTLRLEVKRSEHESLITKDRMRADITAEFYVRVKPDAENIALAAQTLGDRTNDADALKSLVEAKFVDGLRSVAATMSLRDLQEQRAEFVKSVQAAVAHDLQSNGLELESVSLTRLDQTDIKHFNPNNTFDAEGLTALTRITEERKRERNQIVRDNEVEIATKDREAVLRRLTIEREQRDAELTQERDIANKTAETRAEAARAEQAARLNEETAKLDTERGIAERDAEARQARETARIEAERGIAEREAEARKITETARIEAAIAVAQKVEQEQAARAKADEAKAAAITAEEQVATAREVEIAERAKRIAVIDARKAAEQEATAITVKAEAEREAAENLAAAAKIGAEAEAQAAKIRAEGVIALGDAEAQAERAKNDARNALSGDIIEFELARARIAIIPEALAEAMKPIEKISDIRIFSAGNLASALGGGSDGQSGNGLGDLSSQLLSFTAQKPVLDEILAQAGFKGADPTQALLAASITNATDRPTPERQPAKET
- a CDS encoding alpha/beta fold hydrolase; this translates as MTDIAESREISIASEGNMLAGRFFPPVGPVAAHLVLHGATGVPARYYRAFATWAARQGIGVLTYDYRDFGASRRRPMRESRATMADWGVADQMAAETALRQIAPHGPIWLLGHSLGGLTFPFRRHDERLERVITVGSGFAHVSDHPWSYRPAVIAFWYLLGPLATALTGYLPGRRLLLGADLPAGIYWQWRRWCTNRNFFRGDIGKSLPEPDFSATRFDLRMMTMADDVVVPPAAVWRYADAFPPGSLSRRTLRPEEFGLTSLRHIEVMSERAAAAWPAILGLEEMPTGSRF
- a CDS encoding DoxX family protein — protein: MRNLPWKSILAWLLSAFFVLGGIGNIFASETILADYRRWGYPNGFNYLTGALEFAAALLIAYRPTRLAGAALASVVMVAAAGTVLSNGEFGHAIAPLVVLSVALIVGFQARKTARDGLNGG